Proteins encoded together in one Roseibacterium elongatum DSM 19469 window:
- a CDS encoding class I adenylate-forming enzyme family protein yields the protein MTDPCPAPFNLAHYVLGQADRLPDKVALAVLGPARAERWSYARLDRAVRGMAGGLLAHGFRPGDRLLLRLGNTPEFPVAFLGAIAAGLVPVPTAAVLTSGEITKLAEVIAPAGILAGDGVALPEGFSGPVLRDLAPLMTHAPADHVMGDPERLAYLVFTSGSGGTPKAVAHAHRAIWARRMMHQGWYGLREDDRLLHAGAFNWTFTLGTGLLDPWSVGATALIPAPGLEPAALPLLLKRHDATILAAAPGIFRKLLATDVPVRLPKLRHGLSAGEKLPEALRQRWMAATGTAVHEALGMSECSTFISGSPARPAPQGTLGHAQAGRRVAVLNETGQAVAEGDTGILAIHRDDPGLMLGYQQPDGSLDLPLTGDWFLTGDMVEQRGDGAFTYHGRRDDLITAGGFRVSPLEIEAAFQHAPGVQECAALALSPKADTTIVALAFVGDATEDRLRDLAAASLARYKQPRTFIRLPALPRNPNGKLDRRALRARVEEAS from the coding sequence ATGACCGATCCCTGCCCTGCCCCGTTCAACCTTGCGCATTACGTCCTCGGACAGGCCGACCGTCTGCCCGACAAGGTCGCCCTCGCGGTGCTTGGCCCCGCCCGCGCCGAACGGTGGAGCTATGCCAGGCTGGACCGCGCGGTTCGTGGCATGGCCGGCGGATTGCTGGCCCACGGGTTCCGGCCCGGCGACAGGCTGTTGCTGCGCCTTGGGAACACGCCGGAATTTCCCGTGGCCTTCCTCGGGGCCATCGCGGCGGGTCTTGTGCCGGTGCCGACGGCGGCGGTGCTGACATCTGGCGAGATCACGAAACTGGCCGAGGTCATCGCCCCCGCCGGCATCCTGGCCGGGGACGGGGTCGCGCTTCCCGAGGGGTTTTCCGGCCCGGTCCTGCGCGATCTTGCGCCGCTCATGACGCATGCGCCGGCCGACCATGTCATGGGCGACCCGGAAAGGCTGGCCTATCTCGTGTTCACCTCAGGCTCGGGGGGCACGCCCAAGGCCGTGGCCCATGCCCACCGCGCCATCTGGGCGCGGCGGATGATGCATCAGGGCTGGTACGGCCTGCGCGAGGACGACCGGCTGCTGCATGCCGGCGCCTTCAACTGGACCTTCACGCTGGGCACCGGGCTGCTCGATCCCTGGTCGGTCGGGGCCACGGCGCTGATCCCCGCGCCGGGGCTGGAGCCAGCCGCCCTGCCCCTATTGCTGAAACGGCATGACGCGACGATCCTTGCCGCCGCGCCCGGCATTTTCCGAAAGCTTCTGGCCACGGATGTGCCCGTGCGCCTGCCCAAGCTGCGCCATGGGCTGAGCGCGGGCGAAAAACTGCCTGAGGCGCTGCGCCAGCGCTGGATGGCGGCCACGGGCACGGCCGTTCACGAGGCATTGGGCATGTCGGAATGCTCGACCTTCATTTCCGGGTCCCCCGCACGACCCGCGCCACAGGGCACCTTGGGCCATGCGCAGGCGGGGCGGCGCGTGGCGGTTCTAAACGAAACCGGGCAAGCCGTGGCCGAGGGGGATACCGGCATCCTGGCCATACACCGCGACGATCCGGGCCTGATGCTGGGCTATCAGCAGCCTGACGGATCGCTTGATCTGCCCCTGACCGGGGACTGGTTCCTGACCGGCGATATGGTCGAGCAGCGCGGCGATGGCGCCTTCACCTATCACGGGCGGCGCGACGACCTGATCACGGCCGGAGGGTTTCGCGTCTCGCCGCTGGAGATCGAGGCCGCGTTTCAGCATGCACCGGGCGTGCAGGAGTGTGCGGCCCTTGCGCTCAGCCCCAAGGCCGATACAACCATCGTCGCTCTGGCCTTTGTGGGCGACGCGACCGAGGACAGGCTGCGCGATCTGGCCGCGGCCAGCCTTGCCCGATACAAGCAGCCGCGCACCTTTATCCGTCTGCCCGCGCTGCCCCGTAACCCGAACGGAAAACTCGATCGCCGCGCGCTGCGGGCGCGGGTGGAGGAGGCGTCATGA
- a CDS encoding multidrug effflux MFS transporter: MTAPADPAVPEARRRLGRVEFIAMMGTIFATVAFSIDAMLPALPQIATELSPEAANRAQLILTSFVLGMGLGTLVVGPLSDALGRKTLILMGAALYLAGAMLAYVAPSLELLLLARVIQGLGAAGPRVVSLAMIRDLYSGRGMAQIVSYAMMIFTLFPAVAPLIGAAIIAGFGWRSIFLAFVIFSLLSVGWITLRQPETLPRAARRKLSLRQTLTDMREAMAHRQMQLSILVQTVVFGVLFGALSSVQQLFDLTYGRGESFPVWFALIALMSAPAAPTNARLVMRLGMRPMIRSALWVSASLSFATALAVGVLQLGGAEFWVYFVWTVSIFATAAFTIGNLNALALEPLGHIAGTASSLMGALATVGGAILGAGLGQLYNGTPVPLAIGAGILLTAGALVMRTMPREGADAG, from the coding sequence ATGACGGCACCTGCCGACCCCGCAGTGCCCGAGGCGCGCCGCCGCCTCGGCCGGGTCGAATTCATCGCCATGATGGGCACGATCTTCGCGACGGTGGCCTTTTCCATCGACGCGATGCTGCCCGCCCTGCCCCAGATCGCCACCGAGCTGAGCCCGGAGGCCGCGAACCGGGCGCAATTGATCCTGACCAGTTTCGTGCTGGGCATGGGGCTGGGCACGCTGGTCGTCGGTCCGCTGTCGGACGCGCTGGGGCGCAAGACACTGATCCTGATGGGGGCCGCGCTGTATCTGGCGGGCGCGATGCTGGCCTATGTCGCGCCGAGCCTCGAGTTGCTCTTGCTGGCCCGCGTCATACAGGGGCTGGGGGCCGCCGGGCCGCGCGTGGTGTCGCTGGCCATGATCCGCGACCTCTATTCCGGGCGCGGCATGGCGCAGATCGTCTCCTACGCGATGATGATCTTCACCCTGTTCCCGGCGGTCGCCCCCCTGATCGGCGCGGCGATCATCGCGGGCTTTGGCTGGCGTTCGATATTTCTGGCCTTCGTGATCTTTTCGCTCCTGTCGGTCGGGTGGATCACGCTGCGCCAGCCCGAGACATTGCCCCGCGCCGCGCGGCGCAAACTCAGCCTGCGCCAAACCCTCACCGATATGCGCGAGGCCATGGCGCATCGGCAGATGCAGCTGTCGATCCTAGTGCAGACGGTCGTGTTCGGCGTGCTTTTCGGCGCGCTCAGCTCGGTGCAGCAGCTGTTCGACCTGACCTATGGACGCGGCGAGAGCTTCCCCGTGTGGTTCGCCCTGATCGCACTGATGTCGGCCCCGGCGGCCCCGACCAATGCCCGGCTGGTGATGCGGCTTGGCATGCGGCCGATGATCCGCAGCGCACTTTGGGTATCGGCCAGCCTGTCCTTTGCAACCGCCCTGGCCGTCGGGGTGTTACAACTCGGCGGGGCGGAGTTCTGGGTCTATTTCGTCTGGACGGTCAGCATTTTCGCAACCGCGGCCTTTACCATCGGCAATCTCAATGCGCTGGCCCTCGAACCTCTGGGCCATATCGCGGGCACCGCCTCGTCGCTGATGGGGGCGCTGGCGACGGTGGGCGGGGCGATCCTGGGCGCGGGTCTGGGACAGCTCTACAATGGCACGCCGGTGCCGCTGGCCATTGGGGCGGGGATCCTGCTGACGGCGGGGGCGCTGGTGATGCGCACCATGCCGCGCGAAGGGGCGGATGCCGGGTGA
- a CDS encoding DsbA family oxidoreductase codes for MIKLDILSDPICPWCYIGWTNLARALEARADHPFAIEWHPFQLNPEMPAGGMDRRAYLEAKFGGKDGAVEAYLPVAEHAARAGLDLKLDQIARTPNTLDAHRLIHWAGIEGRQTAVAVALFRAYFQDGRDIGDAQVLQSIAEKAEMDGDMVARLLEGDADADEIRARDAHARQRGVQAVPTFVVANTHVVPGAQPPDLWTQVIDELAAPPEAAL; via the coding sequence ATGATCAAGCTCGATATCCTGTCCGACCCGATCTGCCCCTGGTGCTATATCGGCTGGACGAACCTTGCCCGCGCCCTCGAGGCGCGGGCCGATCACCCCTTTGCCATCGAATGGCACCCATTCCAGTTGAACCCCGAAATGCCGGCGGGTGGCATGGACCGGCGCGCCTATCTCGAGGCCAAGTTCGGCGGCAAGGACGGGGCCGTCGAGGCGTATCTGCCGGTGGCCGAGCACGCCGCCAGGGCGGGCCTTGACCTGAAGCTCGATCAGATCGCGCGCACGCCCAACACGCTTGACGCGCACCGGCTGATCCATTGGGCGGGGATCGAGGGGCGGCAGACGGCGGTGGCGGTGGCGCTCTTCCGGGCGTATTTCCAGGACGGGCGCGATATCGGGGATGCGCAGGTCCTGCAAAGCATCGCGGAAAAGGCCGAGATGGACGGCGACATGGTGGCCAGGCTGCTGGAGGGCGACGCCGACGCCGACGAGATCCGCGCCCGCGACGCCCATGCGCGCCAACGCGGCGTGCAGGCGGTGCCGACCTTTGTCGTGGCAAACACCCATGTGGTGCCGGGTGCGCAGCCGCCCGATCTGTGGACCCAGGTGATCGACGAGCTGGCCGCGCCCCCCGAGGCCGCGCTATGA
- a CDS encoding DUF2306 domain-containing protein, protein MPPGLYFGFFPSLDQGLSVAAWQFVEQGIREGARHVAYHIENVGTTLAVHMVFGGLAVILIPLQVSRWWRRRGTSHKTLGWVLVPVVTISALTTIPISFNMDWPLWSETGFALGAFNWFAALAIGIQAILAGDVERHRRWMIMMAALSFGAVSFRLQLPILRIWFEEETVFPYIGWSCWVPNVLIVMWWWRREKLRGGQTLSAPAATPAE, encoded by the coding sequence GTGCCACCGGGCCTGTATTTCGGCTTTTTCCCCTCGCTCGACCAGGGGCTGTCCGTCGCGGCCTGGCAGTTCGTCGAACAGGGCATCCGCGAAGGCGCCCGTCACGTCGCCTATCATATCGAGAATGTCGGCACGACACTGGCCGTGCATATGGTATTCGGAGGTCTGGCTGTCATCCTGATCCCGCTGCAGGTGTCGCGGTGGTGGCGTCGGCGCGGCACCAGTCACAAGACCCTGGGCTGGGTCCTTGTGCCGGTGGTGACCATTTCGGCGCTGACGACGATTCCGATCAGCTTCAACATGGACTGGCCGCTGTGGTCCGAAACGGGATTTGCGCTGGGGGCGTTCAACTGGTTCGCGGCGCTGGCCATCGGCATCCAGGCGATCTTGGCGGGCGATGTCGAACGCCACCGCCGCTGGATGATCATGATGGCGGCGCTCAGCTTTGGCGCGGTCAGCTTTCGCCTGCAATTGCCGATCCTGCGGATCTGGTTCGAGGAAGAAACCGTCTTTCCCTATATCGGCTGGTCCTGCTGGGTGCCCAATGTGCTGATCGTGATGTGGTGGTGGCGCCGCGAAAAGCTGCGCGGCGGCCAAACGCTTAGCGCGCCCGCCGCCACCCCGGCCGAGTGA